From Actinopolymorpha cephalotaxi, one genomic window encodes:
- a CDS encoding tetratricopeptide repeat protein, producing the protein MINDDANVGTPGGDVYDWYRRGLALLEGGDSAAAAQLLVRAREAEPGSKSIREALARALFNSRHYADSAEAFEGLVDDNPSDDYAHFGLGLALSRMGRHDAAAPHLAMAAAMRPSVDHYDNALRQVRATLRAREDMK; encoded by the coding sequence ATGATCAACGACGATGCGAATGTCGGCACACCCGGCGGTGACGTCTACGACTGGTATCGCAGGGGCCTCGCCCTGCTCGAAGGCGGCGACTCCGCGGCCGCGGCGCAGCTGCTCGTGCGGGCCCGGGAGGCCGAGCCGGGTTCGAAGTCGATCCGGGAGGCTCTCGCACGGGCATTGTTCAACAGCCGGCACTACGCGGACTCCGCCGAGGCGTTCGAGGGACTCGTCGACGATAATCCCTCCGACGATTACGCACACTTCGGTCTCGGTCTGGCTCTGAGCAGAATGGGCCGACACGACGCGGCGGCACCTCACCTCGCGATGGCGGCGGCGATGCGCCCGTCCGTCGACCACTACGACAACGCGCTCCGGCAGGTCCGGGCGACCCTCAGGGCCCGGGAGGACATGAAGTGA
- a CDS encoding copper transporter gives MIDFRYFLVSIAAIFLALAVGVALGAGPLKGELDQQLRGTISAVSKEKDGLRKQIADLQQGDKYRDSFAADIAPGLVKGRLSGQKVVVVALPNADNSVVKNVQASLTSADATVTGTVSMTDKWSDPSQRQFLEELATRLVTGDVRMPDNGSAYDRAGVVLARALVTRDAKAAGRRDSATPTIMGAFGEGDLVDGDSDLPQADLAVVVAPVVPPKAKPTSNSDAVQAWVSLARSLDSASRGAVVVGDPSSAGDGGVLAGLRADKQARGEVSSVDVADLASGQVAAVWALAEQAGGGVGQYGAVGSTDGALPKQPTAGS, from the coding sequence GTGATCGACTTCCGCTACTTCCTCGTCTCCATCGCCGCGATCTTCCTCGCCCTCGCGGTCGGGGTCGCGTTGGGCGCCGGCCCGCTGAAGGGCGAGCTCGACCAGCAGTTGCGGGGCACCATCTCCGCGGTGAGCAAGGAGAAGGACGGCCTCCGCAAGCAGATCGCCGACCTCCAGCAGGGCGACAAGTACCGCGACTCGTTCGCCGCCGACATCGCACCCGGCCTGGTCAAGGGGCGGCTCAGCGGCCAGAAGGTCGTGGTGGTCGCCCTGCCCAACGCCGACAACAGTGTGGTCAAGAATGTCCAGGCGAGCCTGACCAGCGCCGACGCCACGGTCACCGGCACCGTCTCGATGACCGACAAGTGGTCCGACCCGAGCCAGCGACAGTTCCTCGAGGAACTCGCCACCAGGCTGGTCACCGGTGACGTACGAATGCCGGACAACGGTTCTGCGTACGACCGGGCCGGAGTCGTGCTCGCCCGGGCACTGGTCACCCGCGACGCCAAGGCGGCGGGCCGCAGGGACAGCGCCACGCCGACCATCATGGGCGCGTTCGGGGAGGGCGACCTGGTCGACGGCGACAGCGACCTCCCGCAGGCGGACCTGGCCGTGGTGGTCGCGCCGGTGGTGCCGCCGAAGGCGAAGCCCACCTCGAACTCCGACGCCGTCCAGGCATGGGTGTCGCTCGCCCGGTCACTGGACTCCGCCAGCCGTGGTGCCGTGGTGGTCGGCGACCCGTCCTCCGCCGGTGATGGCGGCGTACTCGCCGGCCTGCGCGCGGACAAGCAGGCCCGCGGCGAGGTCTCGTCGGTCGACGTCGCCGACCTCGCCAGTGGCCAGGTGGCGGCGGTGTGGGCGCTGGCCGAACAGGCCGGCGGAGGTGTCGGCCAGTACGGCGCCGTGGGTTCGACCGACGGGGCGCTGCCCAAGCAGCCGACCGCCGGCTCATGA
- the recN gene encoding DNA repair protein RecN encodes MLEELRIQGLGVIDDAVLDLDAGLTVVTGETGAGKTMVVTGLSLLLGGRADAGLVRRQTERAVVEGRLRLDPGSAAARRAVEAGAQLEDDTLIVMRTIGRDGRSRAYAGGAGVPAGVLAELAEELVALHGQSDQMRLLRPSRQREILDRYAGAGVQEPLATYRIRYSRLAEVEAELSTLVARARDRAQEADLLRFGLAEIEAADPQPGEDKALSVEEERLAHSDSLRAAASQAQSALTGDEDVTGAPVDALSQVASARKALTAAGVHDPELAGVADRLAEAAALLADAGSDLASYAVGVDTDPARLQAIGERRAILGALTRKYGDTIDDVLAWSRRSAIRLAELDGSDDTISALKAERRKLATELGTLAHEVSSARTAAAERLGAAVTTELGALAMPHAVLTADVSQTEVRTSEVPERRSAEERRPTRSRRGATQPDNGTPSGTDAEAGPVDQRALLVDGRWLAYGAHGVDEIELRLRPHPGAPARAVQRGASGGELSRVMLAVEVVFAGVDGVPTFVFDEVDAGVGGRAAVEIGRRLARLAVNAQVVVVTHLPQVAAFADRHYVVRKSDDGSVTRSGLTWLDDEGRVAELARMLAGLDGSASAQAHAEELLATAAQARADAAKPPARKSARKKAVAASATAEALRGNAKDAKVVGGDANESGGAAKAARDDTRQTRARQQSKAAEQSKAAEQSKARQRTKDPEPADASEVAKGGQNAAGGRTRKATRAGRSRGGEA; translated from the coding sequence ATGCTGGAGGAGCTCCGGATCCAGGGGCTCGGCGTCATCGACGACGCCGTGCTCGACCTCGACGCGGGCCTGACCGTCGTCACCGGCGAGACCGGCGCCGGCAAGACGATGGTGGTGACCGGCCTGTCCCTGCTGCTCGGCGGGCGGGCCGATGCCGGGCTGGTTCGTCGCCAGACCGAACGCGCGGTCGTGGAGGGCAGGCTTCGGCTCGACCCTGGTTCGGCCGCGGCGCGGCGGGCCGTCGAGGCCGGCGCACAGCTCGAGGACGACACGCTGATCGTGATGCGGACCATCGGCCGCGACGGCCGGTCCCGCGCCTACGCCGGTGGTGCGGGAGTTCCCGCGGGAGTGCTCGCGGAGCTGGCAGAGGAGCTGGTCGCCCTGCACGGCCAGTCCGATCAGATGCGGCTGCTGCGCCCCTCACGGCAGCGGGAGATCCTGGACAGATACGCGGGCGCAGGTGTCCAGGAGCCACTCGCCACCTACCGGATCCGTTACTCAAGGCTCGCCGAGGTCGAAGCCGAGCTGTCCACTCTGGTCGCGCGGGCCCGCGACCGCGCCCAGGAGGCCGACCTGTTGCGGTTCGGGCTGGCGGAGATCGAGGCGGCCGACCCACAGCCGGGGGAGGACAAGGCGTTGTCGGTGGAGGAGGAACGCCTCGCGCACTCGGACTCGCTGCGAGCCGCCGCGTCCCAGGCACAGTCCGCCCTCACCGGAGACGAGGACGTGACCGGAGCGCCGGTCGACGCGCTGTCGCAGGTGGCAAGCGCGCGGAAGGCGCTCACCGCGGCCGGAGTGCACGACCCCGAGCTCGCGGGGGTGGCCGACCGACTGGCAGAGGCGGCCGCGCTGCTGGCCGACGCGGGCTCCGACCTGGCGTCCTACGCCGTCGGAGTGGACACCGACCCGGCACGGCTGCAGGCCATCGGTGAACGGCGGGCGATCCTCGGTGCGCTCACCCGCAAGTACGGCGACACGATCGACGACGTCCTCGCATGGTCGCGCAGATCGGCGATCCGGCTGGCGGAGCTGGACGGATCCGACGACACGATCAGCGCCCTCAAGGCCGAACGCCGGAAGCTGGCGACCGAACTCGGCACGCTTGCCCACGAGGTGAGTTCGGCACGCACGGCAGCCGCCGAGCGCCTCGGCGCCGCCGTCACCACCGAGCTGGGCGCACTCGCCATGCCGCACGCCGTGCTCACTGCCGATGTGTCCCAGACCGAGGTGCGCACCTCCGAGGTGCCGGAGCGGCGTTCGGCGGAGGAGCGACGGCCGACCCGGAGCAGACGGGGTGCGACCCAGCCGGACAACGGAACCCCATCCGGCACGGACGCCGAGGCCGGCCCGGTCGACCAGCGGGCTCTGCTGGTCGACGGCCGATGGCTGGCGTACGGCGCGCACGGCGTCGACGAGATCGAGCTGCGGCTACGACCGCACCCAGGCGCTCCCGCCCGTGCGGTCCAGCGAGGTGCGTCCGGCGGGGAGCTCTCCCGGGTGATGCTCGCGGTCGAGGTGGTCTTCGCCGGCGTGGACGGCGTACCCACGTTCGTGTTCGACGAGGTGGACGCCGGCGTGGGCGGCCGGGCCGCGGTGGAGATCGGCCGCCGGTTGGCCCGGCTCGCGGTCAACGCGCAGGTCGTGGTGGTCACCCACCTTCCGCAGGTGGCCGCGTTCGCCGATCGGCACTACGTCGTACGCAAGAGTGACGACGGTTCGGTGACCCGCAGCGGGCTCACCTGGCTGGACGACGAGGGCCGGGTGGCGGAGCTCGCCCGGATGCTCGCCGGTCTGGACGGGTCCGCCAGCGCACAGGCGCATGCGGAGGAACTCCTCGCCACCGCGGCCCAGGCGCGCGCGGACGCGGCCAAACCTCCCGCGAGGAAGTCCGCGAGGAAGAAGGCCGTCGCAGCCAGCGCGACCGCAGAGGCCCTGCGAGGGAACGCGAAGGACGCCAAGGTTGTCGGCGGTGACGCGAACGAATCCGGAGGCGCCGCCAAGGCCGCGCGGGACGACACCAGGCAAACCAGGGCCCGTCAGCAAAGCAAGGCCGCTGAGCAAAGCAAGGCCGCTGAGCAAAGCAAGGCCCGACAGCGAACCAAGGACCCCGAGCCGGCCGATGCCAGTGAGGTCGCGAAAGGTGGCCAGAACGCTGCGGGCGGCAGGACGAGGAAGGCCACGAGGGCCGGCAGGTCTCGCGGTGGAGAGGCCTGA
- a CDS encoding HAD-IIA family hydrolase, giving the protein MTDETTTEQDAAPEPLSEADRPLVEQYDAGLFDLDGVVYVGADAVPRAPEDLERARAAAMKVAFVTNNASRTPDAVVEHLRKVGVRAEVGDVVTSAQAAARLVAERVPVGSRVLVVGGEGLLVAIRERGLVPVRTAAEDPAAVVQGFHPEVGWRQLAEGAYAVRRNVPWIASNVDRTLPTDGGLAPGNGTLVEVIRMATGQTPVIAGKPAPPLFRETVERVGAERPLVIGDRLDTDIEGANAAGMPSMLVLTGVSKLADLLTAPENQRPTYLARDLAGLFASHPAPRAGDGSATCGEWTATLERQDAAGADGRKGQLVVRLSGSGDPLDGARALLAAVWTATEPARIDASEALALLRGQDAAMG; this is encoded by the coding sequence GTGACCGACGAGACCACGACCGAGCAGGACGCGGCGCCCGAGCCGTTGTCCGAAGCCGACCGTCCCCTGGTCGAGCAGTACGACGCCGGACTGTTCGACCTCGACGGCGTGGTCTACGTGGGCGCGGACGCCGTACCAAGGGCCCCTGAGGACCTGGAGCGGGCGCGGGCGGCCGCCATGAAGGTCGCGTTCGTGACCAACAACGCGTCCCGCACTCCGGACGCGGTGGTCGAGCACCTTCGCAAGGTCGGGGTCCGCGCCGAGGTCGGCGACGTGGTTACCTCGGCACAGGCGGCGGCGCGCCTGGTCGCCGAGCGAGTGCCGGTGGGATCGCGGGTGCTGGTGGTGGGTGGCGAGGGTCTGCTGGTCGCCATCAGGGAGCGTGGGCTGGTCCCGGTCCGTACAGCTGCCGAGGATCCGGCCGCGGTCGTCCAGGGGTTCCATCCGGAGGTCGGCTGGCGGCAGCTCGCCGAAGGCGCCTACGCGGTGCGGCGAAACGTCCCGTGGATCGCGTCCAACGTCGACCGGACCCTGCCGACCGACGGGGGTCTGGCACCCGGGAACGGCACCCTCGTCGAGGTGATCCGGATGGCGACCGGCCAGACACCGGTGATCGCGGGTAAGCCGGCGCCGCCACTGTTCCGCGAGACGGTCGAACGAGTGGGCGCCGAGCGTCCCCTGGTGATCGGCGACCGGCTCGACACCGACATCGAGGGGGCGAACGCGGCCGGCATGCCGAGCATGCTCGTACTCACCGGTGTGTCGAAGCTCGCCGACCTTCTGACCGCACCGGAGAACCAGCGCCCGACCTATCTCGCCCGCGATCTCGCCGGGCTCTTCGCTTCGCACCCGGCTCCCCGGGCCGGCGACGGCAGCGCCACCTGCGGGGAATGGACCGCGACGCTCGAACGCCAGGACGCGGCGGGCGCCGACGGCCGGAAGGGGCAGCTTGTGGTCCGGCTGTCCGGCAGCGGTGACCCGCTGGACGGCGCTCGTGCGCTGCTCGCCGCCGTGTGGACCGCCACCGAACCCGCTCGGATCGACGCGTCGGAGGCCCTCGCACTGCTGCGTGGCCAGGACGCGGCGATGGGTTAG
- a CDS encoding TlyA family RNA methyltransferase: MGTTLDGRDHGPPDAPGRRTRLDTELVRRGLARSREHAADLITSGNVRVDGRPVCKPASRVAAGDVCEVDSPGPEFVSRGGHKLAGALEAFGPLGLTVDGRRCLDAGASTGGFTDVPLRAGARQVVAVDVGHDQLVAELRDNPAVDVHERTHVRDLRPTQVGGAVDLLVADLSFISLATVLPALAGLVRPGGDLVVLVKPQFEVGRSRLGKGGVVRELALRHDAVRTVAVAAGDVGLGVAGATVSPLPGPAGNTEYFLWLRADAPPWDDTTLAALDPPGSPKETSL, from the coding sequence ATGGGGACGACGCTGGACGGCCGTGACCACGGCCCGCCCGACGCCCCGGGCCGCCGGACCCGTCTCGACACCGAACTCGTCCGACGAGGACTGGCCAGGTCACGCGAGCACGCGGCCGACCTGATCACGTCGGGAAACGTCCGCGTCGACGGGCGGCCGGTCTGCAAACCGGCCAGCAGGGTCGCCGCCGGCGACGTGTGCGAAGTGGATTCCCCGGGCCCGGAGTTCGTCTCCCGTGGCGGGCACAAGCTGGCCGGGGCGCTGGAGGCTTTCGGGCCGCTCGGCCTGACAGTCGACGGGCGGCGTTGCCTGGACGCCGGCGCGTCCACCGGAGGGTTCACCGACGTGCCGCTGCGCGCGGGCGCGCGGCAGGTGGTCGCGGTCGATGTGGGGCACGACCAGCTCGTTGCCGAACTCCGGGACAACCCGGCCGTCGACGTCCACGAACGCACACACGTCCGCGACCTGCGACCCACGCAGGTGGGCGGCGCGGTGGACCTCCTCGTCGCCGACCTGTCCTTCATCTCGCTCGCGACCGTCCTGCCCGCGCTGGCCGGCCTGGTCCGTCCCGGCGGGGATCTCGTCGTGTTGGTCAAGCCGCAGTTCGAGGTGGGCCGTTCACGGCTGGGCAAGGGTGGCGTGGTCCGCGAGCTCGCGCTACGCCACGACGCGGTACGCACGGTCGCCGTTGCCGCGGGCGACGTGGGCCTGGGGGTGGCCGGCGCTACGGTGAGCCCACTTCCCGGTCCGGCAGGCAACACCGAGTACTTCCTCTGGCTCCGCGCCGACGCACCACCGTGGGACGACACCACCCTTGCCGCTCTGGACCCACCCGGCTCGCCGAAGGAGACCTCGCTGTGA
- a CDS encoding lipid II flippase MurJ, protein MTTAREPTAARPRAGGTGLARAAVLVAAVTVAARVVGFGRWLLFSKTVGDTCLGDAYNTANQLPNVAFEIVAGGALASVVVPLLAGRTSRAAAGDAARTLSALLTWTLLVLTPVAVLAAALAGPYAHLMLAGHAAGAGCGEATADLAGRMLVIFAPQLWFYGVAVVVSGALQAQRRFLAAALAPLASSVVVVAAYAGFAVVAGGSLGAQAVSGRAVAVLAGGTSLGVVAMALTVLVAFTRVKGPVAPIRPTLRFPPGVAARARRLAVAGMLALVAQQLVALVLTWLANHRGEPGTLTLYTWAYALFTLPYAVLVVPVATTVFPHAAALASTDRPAAPSTPDPPAPADAPGEADATELSRLTAGAVRAVVLLGALGGALLAGTSAPLARLFVLGPGGGDATSALAGALVAFAPAVPALGLVTLAGRLLYARGNSAWAAWGTTSGWLAVAATAVAATAGLPASATVGGLGAATSVGLVLGTVVLLGGVRRATGPGSLRGLGLSVLAGSVAATASAAAGRWTGRGFADGDIVRAVTGAMVAGLAVVTVFAVLVGLLMAVVDREDLLSVFRRIGGRR, encoded by the coding sequence ATGACCACGGCGCGGGAGCCCACGGCGGCTCGCCCGCGCGCAGGGGGGACGGGCCTGGCCCGCGCGGCCGTGCTGGTCGCCGCGGTCACCGTCGCCGCCCGGGTGGTGGGGTTCGGCCGGTGGCTGCTCTTCTCCAAGACCGTCGGCGACACCTGTCTGGGCGACGCGTACAACACCGCGAACCAGTTGCCGAACGTCGCCTTCGAGATCGTCGCCGGCGGGGCGCTGGCCTCGGTGGTCGTTCCGTTGCTGGCGGGTCGCACCTCCCGGGCCGCGGCCGGCGACGCGGCCCGCACGCTGTCGGCACTGCTGACGTGGACGCTGCTCGTTCTCACCCCTGTGGCCGTCCTGGCGGCGGCACTGGCCGGTCCGTACGCCCACCTCATGCTGGCCGGCCACGCCGCCGGTGCCGGCTGCGGCGAAGCCACCGCCGACCTCGCGGGCCGGATGCTGGTGATCTTCGCACCGCAGCTGTGGTTCTACGGCGTGGCTGTCGTGGTCTCCGGTGCCCTGCAGGCACAGCGCAGGTTCCTGGCCGCCGCACTCGCCCCGCTGGCGAGCAGCGTGGTGGTGGTCGCGGCGTACGCGGGGTTCGCGGTCGTCGCCGGTGGCTCGCTCGGCGCGCAGGCGGTCTCCGGCCGTGCGGTGGCCGTGCTCGCGGGCGGCACCTCGCTCGGGGTGGTGGCGATGGCCCTCACCGTGCTCGTGGCGTTCACGCGGGTGAAGGGGCCTGTCGCACCGATCCGGCCGACGTTGCGGTTCCCACCCGGTGTCGCGGCGCGCGCTCGCCGGCTGGCGGTAGCCGGGATGCTCGCCCTGGTCGCCCAGCAACTCGTCGCGCTGGTGCTCACCTGGCTGGCCAACCACCGCGGCGAGCCGGGGACGCTGACCCTCTACACCTGGGCGTACGCGCTGTTCACCCTGCCGTACGCGGTGCTCGTGGTCCCGGTCGCGACCACGGTCTTCCCGCACGCGGCGGCGCTGGCCTCGACCGACCGGCCCGCGGCGCCGAGCACGCCCGACCCGCCCGCGCCGGCAGATGCACCGGGGGAGGCCGATGCGACCGAGCTGAGCCGGCTCACCGCCGGTGCGGTCCGGGCGGTGGTTCTGCTCGGGGCGCTCGGCGGTGCCCTGCTCGCCGGGACGTCGGCTCCGCTGGCCAGGCTGTTCGTCCTCGGACCCGGCGGCGGCGACGCGACGTCGGCTCTGGCCGGTGCCCTCGTCGCGTTCGCTCCGGCGGTTCCCGCGCTCGGGCTGGTGACCCTGGCCGGCCGGCTGCTCTACGCCCGCGGGAATTCCGCCTGGGCGGCGTGGGGAACGACGTCCGGGTGGCTGGCTGTCGCCGCCACCGCGGTCGCCGCCACCGCGGGCCTGCCGGCGTCGGCCACCGTCGGTGGTCTGGGCGCGGCCACGTCGGTCGGGTTGGTCCTGGGCACCGTCGTGCTGCTCGGCGGGGTACGCCGCGCGACCGGACCCGGATCGCTGCGCGGACTCGGCCTGTCGGTGCTCGCGGGTAGCGTCGCCGCGACGGCTTCGGCGGCGGCCGGCCGGTGGACGGGACGGGGGTTCGCGGACGGTGACATCGTGCGTGCGGTGACGGGGGCGATGGTGGCCGGGCTGGCGGTGGTGACGGTGTTCGCCGTGCTCGTGGGCCTGCTCATGGCAGTGGTCGATCGTGAGGACCTGTTGTCGGTGTTCCGGCGGATCGGCGGGCGACGGTGA
- a CDS encoding glycosyltransferase family 4 protein — MRAPRIALVLGPSTGGIGQHVRSLAVRLVESGHTVRIAGPAATDRRFGFGRVAQFVPLDVPAPGSVRRGRAVLAGADVIHAHGHAASVVAALAGRRSVPLVVSWHNNVSATGWRRLPLHLARRWVVRRATVVLAASADLAEAAVGLGARDARFLSVSAPALAPPGRGRDEVRRSLGLAARPLILAVGRLAPQKRYDVLLDAVVRLLDRDALPPLVLVAGEGPLHAELAERIERERLPVRLAGHRTDVAELLTAADVAVLTSRWEARALVAQEALRSGVPLVATAVGGIPDLVGSAALLVPPDDPGAVAAALAEVLDRPEVAARLRAAGPRQAATWPDEDETAREIAKIYQEAVTPG; from the coding sequence GTGAGGGCACCGCGCATCGCCCTGGTGCTCGGGCCGAGCACGGGCGGCATCGGGCAACACGTCCGCTCCCTCGCCGTTCGGCTGGTCGAGTCCGGCCACACCGTCCGGATCGCCGGGCCGGCCGCAACCGATCGCCGGTTCGGGTTCGGCCGGGTGGCGCAGTTCGTGCCCCTGGACGTCCCGGCGCCCGGTTCGGTCCGGAGGGGGCGAGCCGTCCTGGCAGGCGCCGACGTGATCCATGCGCACGGGCACGCCGCCTCGGTGGTCGCGGCGCTGGCCGGCCGGCGTTCGGTGCCACTGGTGGTCAGCTGGCACAACAACGTCTCGGCCACCGGCTGGCGGCGGCTGCCCCTGCACCTGGCCCGCCGGTGGGTCGTCCGCCGGGCGACGGTCGTGCTCGCCGCCTCGGCCGACCTGGCCGAGGCGGCCGTCGGCCTGGGTGCCCGCGACGCCCGGTTCCTGTCGGTGTCCGCGCCGGCGCTCGCTCCTCCCGGCCGCGGCCGGGATGAGGTACGCAGGTCGCTCGGGCTCGCGGCCAGGCCGCTGATCCTGGCGGTGGGCAGGCTCGCCCCGCAGAAGCGGTACGACGTACTCCTCGACGCCGTGGTCCGGCTGCTCGACCGGGACGCGCTTCCGCCGCTGGTGCTGGTCGCCGGCGAAGGTCCCCTGCACGCGGAGCTGGCCGAACGCATCGAACGCGAGCGGCTGCCGGTCCGGCTGGCCGGGCACCGCACCGACGTCGCGGAGCTCCTCACCGCGGCCGACGTCGCCGTACTCACCAGCCGGTGGGAGGCCCGGGCGCTGGTGGCGCAGGAGGCCCTGCGGTCCGGCGTCCCCCTCGTCGCCACCGCGGTGGGCGGTATACCCGACCTGGTGGGTTCGGCGGCCCTGCTGGTCCCACCGGACGATCCCGGTGCGGTGGCCGCCGCGCTCGCGGAGGTCCTTGATCGACCGGAGGTCGCGGCGCGACTGCGTGCGGCCGGCCCGCGACAGGCCGCCACCTGGCCGGACGAGGACGAGACGGCGCGGGAGATCGCCAAGATCTACCAGGAGGCCGTCACACCCGGATGA
- a CDS encoding NAD kinase, with protein sequence MTDDRTVLLVVHTGRAEATQLAREAAARLADAGVGVRLLAPDAEDIGLDKAEVVDVSPVAAEGCEIVMVLGGDGTILRGAEVAHASGTPVLGVNLGHIGFLAESERDDLDVTIDHVVHRKYAVEERMTLDVTVLVDGAVAATQWALNEASVEKSARERMLEVVVEVDGRPLSRWGGDGVVAATPTGSTAYAFSAGGPVVWPELEAMLVVPLSAHALFSRPLVVSPRSVVAIELMQRNPGPGVLWCDGRRTEELPPGARVEVRHGARPVRLARLHQGPFTDRLVAKFDLPVHGWRGRREDRARRAAARMTNARPETTPGPDPTAVDSSDSSSASSSDSRERAAGERPGRAGETP encoded by the coding sequence GTGACCGACGACCGCACGGTGCTCCTCGTGGTTCACACCGGGCGAGCCGAGGCGACCCAGTTGGCGAGAGAGGCGGCCGCCCGGCTCGCCGACGCCGGCGTGGGCGTGCGCCTGCTCGCCCCCGACGCCGAGGACATCGGCCTGGACAAGGCCGAGGTGGTCGACGTCTCTCCGGTCGCCGCGGAGGGCTGCGAGATCGTCATGGTGCTGGGTGGCGACGGCACGATCCTGCGTGGCGCCGAGGTGGCCCACGCCTCGGGCACCCCCGTCCTGGGAGTCAACCTCGGCCACATCGGCTTCCTGGCGGAGTCCGAGCGTGACGACCTCGACGTCACGATCGACCACGTCGTCCACCGCAAGTACGCCGTCGAGGAACGCATGACCCTCGACGTGACCGTCCTGGTCGATGGCGCGGTCGCCGCGACCCAGTGGGCGCTCAACGAGGCGAGCGTGGAGAAGTCCGCCCGCGAACGCATGCTCGAGGTCGTCGTGGAGGTCGACGGGCGGCCGTTGTCTAGATGGGGCGGCGACGGTGTCGTCGCCGCCACACCGACCGGATCCACCGCCTACGCGTTCTCCGCCGGCGGACCGGTGGTGTGGCCGGAGCTGGAGGCGATGCTCGTGGTGCCACTGAGCGCACATGCGTTGTTCTCACGGCCGCTGGTCGTGTCACCGCGCTCGGTGGTGGCGATCGAGCTCATGCAGCGCAACCCCGGCCCGGGTGTCTTGTGGTGCGACGGGCGACGCACCGAGGAACTCCCACCGGGTGCGCGGGTGGAGGTACGCCACGGTGCACGGCCGGTGCGGCTCGCCCGGCTGCACCAGGGCCCGTTCACCGACCGACTGGTGGCGAAGTTCGACCTGCCGGTGCACGGATGGCGTGGGCGGCGGGAGGACCGTGCTCGCCGGGCCGCGGCGAGGATGACCAACGCCCGCCCGGAAACCACTCCCGGACCCGACCCCACGGCCGTCGACTCGTCCGATTCTTCATCCGCCTCCTCATCCGACAGTCGCGAGCGTGCCGCGGGCGAACGGCCCGGTCGCGCCGGCGAGACCCCGTAG
- the steA gene encoding putative cytokinetic ring protein SteA — translation MRRPRPVALPGVVGVARLDSRTKNLTKRLRPGDIAVINHVDLDRVSAEALVSAQVAAVVNAAPSISGRYPNLGPGILMAAGIPLVDDVGADVFAKVGEGDAVRLHGASLYRGDTEVALGSEQTQETVAKATDDARSGLAIQLEAFAANTMEYLRRDRDLLLDGVGVPDVSTQMEGRHVLIVVRGYDYREDLVALKSYIREYRPILVGVDGGADALLEARLKPDIIVGDMDSVSDTALRCGAELIVHAYRDGRAPGADRLDRLGLESRVFAATGTSEDIAMLLADSKGAALIVAVGTHLSLVEFLDKGRSGAASMFLTRLRVGGKLVDAKGVSRLYRSRIQTWQIVMLLVAGLLAFLVALAATPAGQAWLEVVGIRWNDLVFWIQGLFT, via the coding sequence TTGCGCCGTCCACGACCGGTGGCCTTGCCCGGTGTCGTCGGTGTCGCTCGACTCGACTCGCGGACGAAGAACCTCACCAAGCGGCTTCGTCCCGGTGACATCGCCGTCATCAACCATGTCGACCTCGACCGGGTGAGCGCGGAGGCACTGGTCTCCGCTCAGGTCGCCGCTGTCGTCAACGCCGCGCCGTCGATCAGCGGGCGCTATCCCAACCTCGGCCCGGGAATCCTGATGGCTGCCGGGATCCCACTGGTCGACGACGTGGGCGCCGACGTCTTCGCGAAGGTCGGCGAGGGGGACGCGGTACGCCTGCACGGTGCGAGCCTGTACCGCGGCGACACCGAGGTCGCCCTCGGGTCGGAACAGACCCAGGAGACCGTCGCCAAGGCCACCGACGACGCACGGTCGGGGCTGGCCATCCAGCTCGAGGCCTTCGCAGCCAACACGATGGAGTACCTCCGGCGCGATCGCGACCTGCTGCTGGACGGCGTGGGGGTCCCCGACGTCAGCACCCAGATGGAGGGGCGGCACGTCCTCATCGTGGTCCGTGGCTACGACTACCGCGAGGACCTCGTCGCACTCAAGTCCTACATCCGGGAGTACCGCCCGATCCTTGTCGGGGTGGACGGCGGCGCCGACGCGCTGCTGGAGGCCCGGCTCAAGCCGGACATCATCGTCGGTGACATGGACTCGGTGTCCGACACCGCCCTGCGCTGTGGCGCCGAACTCATCGTGCACGCCTATCGTGACGGGCGCGCGCCGGGCGCGGACCGGCTCGATCGCCTCGGCCTGGAGTCGCGCGTCTTCGCCGCCACCGGCACCAGCGAGGACATCGCGATGCTGCTCGCCGACTCCAAGGGCGCAGCGCTCATCGTCGCCGTAGGCACCCACCTCTCGCTGGTGGAGTTCCTGGACAAGGGCCGCTCCGGAGCGGCCAGCATGTTCCTGACCCGGCTGCGGGTGGGCGGCAAGCTGGTCGACGCCAAGGGAGTCAGCCGGCTCTACCGTTCCCGGATCCAGACCTGGCAGATCGTGATGCTGCTGGTCGCCGGCCTGCTCGCGTTCCTGGTCGCGCTCGCGGCCACGCCCGCGGGACAGGCCTGGCTGGAGGTTGTCGGCATCCGGTGGAACGACCTGGTCTTCTGGATCCAAGGGCTCTTCACGTGA